From Salvia splendens isolate huo1 chromosome 3, SspV2, whole genome shotgun sequence, a single genomic window includes:
- the LOC121796372 gene encoding agamous-like MADS-box protein AGL14 isoform X2 has protein sequence MVRGKTELKRIENVTNRQVTFSKRRSGLLKKAFELSVLCDAEVALMVFSSTGKLCEFSSSSGINKTIDRYMANAAVSSGSNMEENLKLTTDDQSSDDLLKKIEFLEESKRRLLGQGLDFCSTEELDQLERQLEHSLRSIRATKTKLLNEQIDQLKEQGKKLTRENAELRKKSEILYLTAAPPLPVTVETALFIGPPSQTHRQTP, from the exons ATGGTGAGAGGGAAGACTGAGCTGAAGAGAATCGAAAACGTGACGAACAGACAGGTTACATTCTCGAAGAGGAGAAGCGGTCTGCTGAAGAAGGCATTTGAGCTTTCAGTTCTGTGTGATGCTGAAGTTGCTCTCATGGTCTTCTCTTCCACTGGAAAATTATGTGAATTCTCAAGTTCAAG TGGGATCAATAAGACCATAGACAGATATATGGCAAACGCTGCCGTTTCAAGTGGGAGCAACATGGAAGAAAATCTCAAG CTAACGACAGATGATCAGAGCAGTGATGATTTGCTTAAGAAGATAGAGTTTCTAGAAGAATCTAAGAG AAGACTCTTGGGACAGGGCTTAGATTTTTGTTCAACGGAAGAGTTAGATCAGCTCGAACGACAGTTAGAACATAGCTTAAGAAGCATCAGAGCTACGAAG ACTAAATTATTGAACGAGCAGATTGATCAGCTCAAGGAACAg GGGAAGAAACTGACTAGAGAAAACGCAGAGTTAAGGAAGAAG AGTGAGATACTGTATTTGACAGCTGCGCCGCCGCTACCTGTCACGGTGGAAACCGCTTTATTCATCGGACCACCTTCCCAAACGCACCGGCAAACGCCATGA
- the LOC121796372 gene encoding agamous-like MADS-box protein AGL19 isoform X3, which yields MVRGKTELKRIENVTNRQVTFSKRRSGLLKKAFELSVLCDAEVALMVFSSTGKLCEFSSSSSGINKTIDRYMANAAVSSGSNMEENLKLTTDDQSSDDLLKKIEFLEESKRLLGQGLDFCSTEELDQLERQLEHSLRSIRATKTKLLNEQIDQLKEQGKKLTRENAELRKKSEILYLTAAPPLPVTVETALFIGPPSQTHRQTP from the exons ATGGTGAGAGGGAAGACTGAGCTGAAGAGAATCGAAAACGTGACGAACAGACAGGTTACATTCTCGAAGAGGAGAAGCGGTCTGCTGAAGAAGGCATTTGAGCTTTCAGTTCTGTGTGATGCTGAAGTTGCTCTCATGGTCTTCTCTTCCACTGGAAAATTATGTGAATTCTCAAGTTCAAG CAGTGGGATCAATAAGACCATAGACAGATATATGGCAAACGCTGCCGTTTCAAGTGGGAGCAACATGGAAGAAAATCTCAAG CTAACGACAGATGATCAGAGCAGTGATGATTTGCTTAAGAAGATAGAGTTTCTAGAAGAATCTAAGAG ACTCTTGGGACAGGGCTTAGATTTTTGTTCAACGGAAGAGTTAGATCAGCTCGAACGACAGTTAGAACATAGCTTAAGAAGCATCAGAGCTACGAAG ACTAAATTATTGAACGAGCAGATTGATCAGCTCAAGGAACAg GGGAAGAAACTGACTAGAGAAAACGCAGAGTTAAGGAAGAAG AGTGAGATACTGTATTTGACAGCTGCGCCGCCGCTACCTGTCACGGTGGAAACCGCTTTATTCATCGGACCACCTTCCCAAACGCACCGGCAAACGCCATGA
- the LOC121796372 gene encoding agamous-like MADS-box protein AGL19 isoform X1: MVRGKTELKRIENVTNRQVTFSKRRSGLLKKAFELSVLCDAEVALMVFSSTGKLCEFSSSSSGINKTIDRYMANAAVSSGSNMEENLKLTTDDQSSDDLLKKIEFLEESKRRLLGQGLDFCSTEELDQLERQLEHSLRSIRATKTKLLNEQIDQLKEQGKKLTRENAELRKKSEILYLTAAPPLPVTVETALFIGPPSQTHRQTP; encoded by the exons ATGGTGAGAGGGAAGACTGAGCTGAAGAGAATCGAAAACGTGACGAACAGACAGGTTACATTCTCGAAGAGGAGAAGCGGTCTGCTGAAGAAGGCATTTGAGCTTTCAGTTCTGTGTGATGCTGAAGTTGCTCTCATGGTCTTCTCTTCCACTGGAAAATTATGTGAATTCTCAAGTTCAAG CAGTGGGATCAATAAGACCATAGACAGATATATGGCAAACGCTGCCGTTTCAAGTGGGAGCAACATGGAAGAAAATCTCAAG CTAACGACAGATGATCAGAGCAGTGATGATTTGCTTAAGAAGATAGAGTTTCTAGAAGAATCTAAGAG AAGACTCTTGGGACAGGGCTTAGATTTTTGTTCAACGGAAGAGTTAGATCAGCTCGAACGACAGTTAGAACATAGCTTAAGAAGCATCAGAGCTACGAAG ACTAAATTATTGAACGAGCAGATTGATCAGCTCAAGGAACAg GGGAAGAAACTGACTAGAGAAAACGCAGAGTTAAGGAAGAAG AGTGAGATACTGTATTTGACAGCTGCGCCGCCGCTACCTGTCACGGTGGAAACCGCTTTATTCATCGGACCACCTTCCCAAACGCACCGGCAAACGCCATGA